A genomic window from Hyla sarda isolate aHylSar1 chromosome 8, aHylSar1.hap1, whole genome shotgun sequence includes:
- the LOC130285183 gene encoding E3 ubiquitin/ISG15 ligase TRIM25-like, which translates to MASGDLRDELNCSICLNLYTDPVSLRCGHNFCRLCIAHVLDTQDGSRGYLCPDCRAAYPKRPVLEKNRKLGNIVEHFLSTQPDLEETRIFCTYCTKAPVPAVKSCLHCEISLCDEHLTAHNKTLDHVLTESTRSFGNKKCPIHKKVLELYCPQDASCLCVFCCLVGEHRGHQVDLLDEASEKKKKKLRKYLDELNLQKVNIQTRVQNLHDHQRNIHERTSFKRKNMCELFMDIKKQLEMAEKKVLSEISRQEEKIVSQISDLIKKLEIKEVELSRQMCNLEEMCNVTDPIRLLQESDITVCGHGDGEITQKDDRKIKSEEDSEVCVYDTKVQDNRTDQNNVLQESGQEASHSDKSIVTEEAAPVLDLGETADDLDEVLISMTLHRSMRDIVTNVTLQLGFQVPDISLDVDTANNEVKISENLKMAKDSEKEMDRTESPGRFLIYSQVLSRCVLSSGRHYWEVEWNQIGECDIGMSYPSIKREGEESAIGYNDKSWSLNMNDGEYIALHNSFESNLKSESTCPTLGVFLDYEAGRLSFYELCDPIRHLYTFTASFTEPLHPAFYVYRGASLTIRS; encoded by the coding sequence ATGGCGTCTGGTGATCTGAGGGACGAGCTGAATTGCTCCATCTGCCTGAACCTCTATACAGATCCCGTATCCCTGAGATGTGGACACAACTTCTGCCGCTTGTGTATTGCTCACGTGCTTGATACACAGGATGGGTCTAGAGGTTACTTATGTCCTGACTGCAGAGCCGCATATCCAAAGCGTCCGGTCCTGGAGAAGAACAGGAAGCTGGGTAATATAGTGGAGCATTTCTTATCTACTCAGCCTGATCTAGAGGAGACCAGAATCTTCTGTACTTACTGTACAAAGGCTCCTGTCCCAGCTGTAAAGTCCTGTTTGCACTGTGAGATCTCTCTATGTGATGAGCACCTGACAGCCCATAACAAGACCCTGGATCATGTATTAACAGAATCAACCCGCTCCTTTGGCAACAAAAAATGTCCCATCCACAAGAAGGTTCTGGAGCTTTACTGTCCGCAGGACGCATCTTGTCTGTGTGTGTTTTGCTGTCTGGTTGGTGAGCACAGGGGGCACCAGGTGGATCTTCTAGATGAGGCTTctgagaaaaagaagaaaaaactgaGGAAATATCTGGATGAATTAAACTTACAAAAAGTAAATATTCAGACAAGAGTGCAGAATCTGCACGATCATCAGAGGAATATCCACGAGAGAACTTCCTTTAAGAGGAAGAACATGTGTGAATTATTTATGGACATTAAGAAGCAATTGGAAATGGCAGAGAAGAAAGTGCTGAGCGAGATCTCCCGACAGGAGGAGAAGATTGTGTCCCAGATATCTGATCTGATCAAGAAGCTGGAAATAAAGGAAGTTGAGCTGTCCAGGCAGATGTGTAACCTGGAGGAGATGTGTAATGTCACTGACCCTATAAGACTCCTACAAGAAAGTGACATTACAGTATGTGGTCATGGAGACGGTGAGATCACACAGAAAGATGATCGAAAGATCAAGTCTGAGGAGGATTCTGAAGTTTGTGTGTATGACACCAAAGTGCAGGATAACAGGACTGACCAAAACAATGTCCTACAAGAATCAGGGCAAGAAGCGTCCCATAGTGATAAGAGTATAGTAACAGAAGAAGCAGCTCCAGTCCTTGATCTGGGTGAGACGGCTGATGATCTGGATGAGGTTCTGATCTCAATGACCTTACACCGATCTATGAGGGATATTGTTACCAACGTAACACTACAGCTCGGGTTCCAGGTTCCAGATATATCACTGGATGTGGACACTGCCAATAATGAGGTGAAGATATCAGAAAATCTGAAAATGGCAAAAGATTCAGAAAAAGAAATGGACAGAACAGAATCTCCAGGAAGGTTTCTGATTTACTCCCAGGTATTAAGCAGATGTGTCCTCTCCTCAGGAAGACATTACTGGGAGGTAGAGTGGAACCAGATAGGAGAATGTGACATTGGAATGTCCTATCCTAGTATAAAAAGGGAAGGAGAGGAGTCTGCTATTGGATATAATGATAAATCTTGGAGTTTGAATATGAATGATGGAGAATACATAGCATTACACAACTCATTTGAATCAAATCTTAAGTCTGAATCAACATGTCCAACACTTGGAGTCTTCTTAGACTACGAGGCCGGACGTCTGTCCTTCTATGAGTTGTGTGACCCCATCAGACACTTATACACCTTCACCGCCTCCTTCACTGAACCCCTTCATCCTGCCTTCTATGTATATAGAGGGGCCTCTCTTACAATAAGGAGTTGA
- the LOC130285184 gene encoding E3 ubiquitin-protein ligase TRIM39-like, with the protein MASAELRDELNCSICLSLYTDPVSLRCGHNFCRSCIIKVLDTQDSSGGYTCPDCREKYSQRPALQKNRKLGNIVDCVLSTKPDMEETGIFCSYCIKSPVPAVKSCLQCENSLCGDHLTAHNKTMDHILTKPTDSFDNKKCSIHKKVLEYYCPQDIACLCVSCCLVGKHRGHQVELLHEASEKKQKKLCKYLSKLNPQKAEIKTRVQNLREHQRNIQEKASDKRENTIKLFLDIKEQLELAEKKALSEISRQEKKIVSQISHLIRKLDIEEDELSLKVRRLEEMCRATDPIRLLQESDITVCGHGDGEDTEEEGGQIQSEEDLDEVLISLTIHRSMRDIITNVTSQLGFHVPDILLDVDSAHRNVKLSEDLKTATRSEEEQDRTELPGRFLDYSQVLSRCDLSSGRHYWEVEWNQIAVCDIAVSYPSIEKEGDESAIGDNYKTWSLFMDDGICEALQNSTRLILNVMPTCPTLGVFLDYEAGCLSYYELCDPIRHLHTFTASFIEPLHAIFYVDDGASVTIRS; encoded by the coding sequence ATGGCGTCTGCTGAGCTGAGGGACGAGCTGAACTGCTCCATCTGCCTGAGCctctatacagatcctgtatctCTGAGATGTGGACACAACTTCTGCCGCTCGTGTATTATTAAAGTGCTGGATACACAGGACAGTTCTGGAGGTTACACCTGTCCTGACTGCAGAGAAAAGTATTCTCAACGTCCGGCCTTGCAGAAGAACAGGAAGCTGGGTAATATAGTGGATTGTGTCCTATCTACTAAGCCTGATATGGAGGAGACCGGAATCTTCTGTTCTTACTGTATAAAGTCTCCTGTACCGGCTGTAAAATCCTGTCTACAGTGTGAGAACTCTCTATGTGGCGACCACCTGACAGCCCACAACAAGACCATGGATCATATATTAACAAAACCCACTGACTCCTTTGACAACAAAAAATGTTCTATCCATAAGAAGGTTTTGGAGTATTATTGCCCACAGGATATAGCTTGTCTATGCGTGTCTTGTTGTCTGGTTGGAAAGCACCGGGGGCATCAGGTGGAACTTCTACATGAGGCTTCTGAGAAGAAAcagaaaaaactatgtaaatatctGTCCAAACTAAACCCACAGAAAGCAGAAATCAAAACAAGAGTCCAGAATCTGCGGGAACATCAGAGGAATATCCAGGAGAAAGCCTCCGATAAGAGGGAGAACACCATTAAGCTATTTTTGGACATTAAGGAGCAACTGGAATTGGCTGAAAAGAAAGCGCTGAGTGAGATCTCCCGACAGGAAAAGAAGATTGTGTCCCAGATATCACATCTGATCAGAAAGCTGGACATAGAGGAGGACGAGTTGTCACTAAAGGTGCGTCGCCTGGAGGAGATGTGTCGGGCCACTGACCCAATAAGACTCCTACAAGAAAGTGACATTACAGTATGTGGTCATGGAGATggtgaggacacagaggaagaggGTGGACAGATCCAGTCTGAGGAGGATCTGGATGAGGTTCTGATCTCACTGACCATACACCGATCTATGAGAGATATAATCACCAATGTAACATCACAGCTCGGGTTCCATGTTCCAGATATATTGCTGGATGTGGACTCTGCTCATAGAAATGTGAAGTTATCAGAAGATCTGAAAACGGCAACAAGATCAGAAGAAGAACAGGACAGGACAGAATTACCGGGAAGATTTCTAGATTACTCTCAGGTATTAAGCAGatgtgacctctcctcaggaAGACATTACTGGGAGGTAGAGTGGAATCAGATAGCAGTATGTGACATAGCAGTGTCCTATCCCAGTATAGAAAAGGAAGGAGATGAGTCTGCTATTGGAGATAATTATAAAACTTGGTCTTTGTTTATGGATGATGGAATATGTGAAGCACTGCAGAACTCAACCAGATTAATCCTCAATGTAATGCCAACATGTCCAACACTTGGAGTCTTCTTAGACTATGAGGCCGGGTGTCTGTCCTACTATGAGCTGTGTGACCCCATCAGACACTTACACACCTTCACCGCCTCCTTTATTGAACCCCTACATGCTATCTTCTATGTGGATGATGGAGCATCTGTTACAATAAGAAGCTGA
- the LOC130285346 gene encoding E3 ubiquitin/ISG15 ligase TRIM25-like, which translates to MACVNLLTLWMSSPRAQMPIRSLGKLFVDFGVCGPIEVLGFKTHGYKCWLHSWDFVQNSNGIVHRKTKVDQFLQGMASSDLRKELTCSICLNIYTDPVFLRCGHNFCCSCIVLLLDTQDGSGGYFCPDCRAEYPERPVLEKNMKLEHREHRVELLDEASEKEKEKLRKHLNALNPQKAEIQTRVQNLREHKRNIREKASDERKNVRNIFMDIKEQLEVAEKKVLSEISRQEEKIVFRISDLIRKLEIKKDELSRKVRHLEEMCNVTDPIRLLQESDITVYGHGDGEDTEDDDGKIKSEDYLDEVLISLTIYRSMRDIITNVTSQLGYHVPDILLDEDTAHRYVMLSEDLKTAQSEKIEDRPELEGSFLTYPQVLSRCGLSSERHYWEVKSTQIKKCGIGMAYPSIKKKGRPSCILNNDKAWCLFMNDTICTALHNTVKVAFHLKSPYPTLGVFLDYDAGRLSFYELCDPIRHLHTFTASFTEPLHAALVIYDEASLTIRS; encoded by the exons ATGGCTTGTGTCAACCTGCTGACCCTCTGGATGAGCAGTCCCAGGGCACAGATGCCAATCAGGAGCCTTG GGAAGTTATTCGTTGATTTTGGGGTTTGTGGACCAATAGAGGTTTTGGGGTTTAAGACTCATGGTTACAAATGCTGGTTACACTCATGGGATTTTGTACAGAACAGCAATGGTATTGTTCACCGTAAGACAAAAGTAGATCAGTTCCTCCAggg aaTGGCTTCTAGTGACCTGAGGAAAGAGCTGACCTGCTCCATTTGCCTGAACatttatacagatcctgtattccTGAGATGTGGACACAACTTCTGCTGCTCGTGTATTGTTCTGTTGCTGGATACACAGGACGGCTCTGGAGGTTACTTCTGTCCTGACTGCAGAGCAGAATATCCAGAGCGTCCGGTCCTGGAGAAGAACATGAAGCTGG AGCACAGGGAGCACCGGGTTGAACTTCTAGATGAGGCTtctgagaaggagaaggagaaacTGAGAAAACATCTGAATGCACTAAACCCACAAAAAGCAGAAATTCAGACAAGAGTCCAGAATCTGCGGGAACATAAAAGGAATATCCGGGAGAAAGCCTCTGATGAAAGGAAAAATGTCCGTAATATATTTATGGACATAAAGGAGCAACTGGAAGTAGCTGAAAAGAAAGTGCTGAGCGAGATCTCCAGACAGGAGGAGAAGATTGTGTTCCGGATATCTGATCTGATTAGAAAGCTGGAAATAAAGAAGGACGAGCTGTCCAGGAAGGTGCGTCACCTGGAGGAGATGTGTAATGTCACTGACCCTATAAGACTCCTACAAgaaagtgacatcacagtttatggCCATGGAGATGGTGAGGACACAGAGGACGATGATGGAAAGATCAAGTCTGAGGATTATCTGGATGAGGTTCTGATCTCACTGACCATATACCGATCCATGAGGGATATTATCACCAATGTAACATCACAGCTCGGGTACCATGTTCCAGACATATTACTGGATGAGGACACTGCTCATAGATATGTGATGTTATCAGAAGATCTTAAAACCGCACAATCAGAAAAGATAGAGGACAGACCAGAATTAGAAGGAAGCTTTTTGACTTACCCTCAAGTGTTAAGCAGATGTGGCCTCTCCTCAGAAAGACATTACTGGGAGGTAAAATCCACCCAAATAAAAAAGTGTGGCATCGGAATGGCCTATCCCAGTATAAAAAAGAAAGGACGACCATCTTGTATTTTAAACAATGATAAAGCATGGTGTTTATTTATGAATGATACAATATGTACAGCGTTACACAACACAGTCAAGGTAGCATTCCATTTAAAGTCACCATATCCAACACTTGGAGTCTTCTTAGACTATGATGCCGGGCGTCTGTCCTTCTATGAGCTGTGTGACCCCATCAGACACTTACACACCTTTACCGCCTCCTTCACTGAACCCCTACATGCTGCCTTAGTCATCTATGATGAAGCGTCTCTTACAATAAGAAGCTGA
- the LOC130285185 gene encoding LOW QUALITY PROTEIN: E3 ubiquitin-protein ligase TRIM39-like (The sequence of the model RefSeq protein was modified relative to this genomic sequence to represent the inferred CDS: inserted 2 bases in 1 codon), giving the protein MASAELRDGLNCSICLSLYTDPVSLRCGHNFCRSCIVQVLDTQDGSGGYSCPDCRAEYPERPVLEKNRKLGNIVEHFFSTHPDMEETRIFCSYCIKSPVPAVKSCLQCENSLCDDHLTAHNKLMDHKLAEPTGSFDNKKCPIHKKVLEFYCPEDATCLCVTCCLVGEHRGHQVELLEEASERKKEKLRKYLDEINPQKAEIQIRVQDLYNHLWNIHEKASDKKENISKLFMDIKKQLEMAEKKALWEISRQEEKIVAQISELIQNLKKKEDELSRMMHHFEEMCDVTDPVRFLQENDITVCGHGDGEDTEKYGGNIKSGDDLDEVLILLNLQQSIRDIVTTVTSHLGFQVPYIXMDVDTAGDYVKLSEDLKTTTESRDKQNRPKSQGRFLSYPQVLSRCGFSSGRHYWEVEWNQIGDCIIGMSYPSIRKKGRPSGIGDNDKSWSLIMFNAICKSLHNSVQVILNVQPTCPTLGVFLDYEAGRLSFYELCDPIRHLHTFTASFTEPLHVAFYMNKGASLTIRS; this is encoded by the exons ATGGCGTCTGCTGAGCTGAGGGACGGGCTGAACTGCTCCATCTGCCTGAGCctctatacagatcctgtatctCTGAGATGTGGACACAACTTCTGCCGCTCGTGTATAGTTCAGGTGCTGGATACACAGGATGGGTCTGGAGGTTACTCCTGTCCTGACTGCAGAGCAGAATATCCGGAGCGCCCGGTCCTGGAGAAGAACAGGAAGCTGGGAAATATAGTGGAGCATTTCTTCTCTACTCATCCTGATATGGAGGAGACCAGAATCTTCTGTTCTTACTGTATAAAGTCTCCGGTACCGGCTGTGAAATCCTGTCTGCAGTGCGAGAACTCTCTATGTGATGACCACCTGACAGCCCACAACAAGTTGATGGATCATAAATTAGCAGAACCAACCGGCTCCTTTGACAACAAAAAATGTCCCATCCACAAGAAGGTTCTGGAGTTTTATTGCCCAGAGGACGCAACTTGTCTGTGTGTTACTTGTTGTCTGGTTGGTGAACACAGGGGGCACCAGGTGGAACTTCTTGAGGAGGCTTCTGAGAGGAAGAAGGAGAAACTGCGGAAATATCTGGAtgaaataaacccccaaaaagcaGAAATTCAAATAAGAGTCCAGGATCTTTACAATCATTTATGGAATATTCATGAGAAAGCCTCAGATAAGAAAGAGAACATCAGTAAGTTATTTATGGACATTAAAAAGCAACTGGAAATGGCTGAAAAGAAAGCGTTATGGGAGATCTCCAGACAGGAGGAGAAGATTGTGGCCCAGATATCTGAATTGATCCAGAACCTGAAAAAAAAGGAGGATGAGCTGTCCAGGATGATGCATCACTTCGAGGAGATGTGCGATGTCACGGACCCAGTACGATTCTTACAAGAGAATGACATCACAGTATGTGGTCATGGAGATGGTGAAGACACAGAGAAATATGGTGGAAACATCAAATCTGGAGATGATCTGGACGAGGTTCTGATCTTACTGAATTTACAGCAATCTATAAGAGATATTGTCACCACTGTAACATCACACCTCGGGTTCCAGGTTCCATATAT GATGGATGTGGACACTGCTGGTGATTATGTGAAGTTATCGGAAGATCTAAAAACCACAACAGAGTCAAGAGATAAACAGAACAGACCAAAATCACAAGGAAGGTTTCTGAGTTATCCCCAAGTGTTAAGCAGATGTGGCTTCTCCTCAGGAAGACATTACTGGGAGGTGGAGTGGAACCAGATTGGTGACTGTATTATCGGGATGTCCTATCCCAGTATAAGAAAGAAAGGACGACCATCTGGTATTGGAGATAATGATAAATCTTGGTCTTTGATTATGTTTAATGCAATATGTAAATCATTACACAACTCAGTTCAAGTAATCCTCAACGTGCAGCCAACATGTCCAACACTTGGAGTCTTCCTGGACTACGAGGCCGGGCGTCTGTCCTTCTATGAGCTGTGTGACCCCATCAGACACCTACACACCTTCACCGCCTCCTTCACTGAACCCCTACATGTTGCCTTCTACATGAACAAAGGAGCCTCTCTTACAATAAGAAGCTGA